The Diceros bicornis minor isolate mBicDic1 chromosome 13 unlocalized genomic scaffold, mDicBic1.mat.cur SUPER_13_unloc_1, whole genome shotgun sequence genome includes a window with the following:
- the LOC131401675 gene encoding mucin-16-like: MPLCWELRVSTCLLFLSVAPGSAAQSLCIQREHQLHFCIISWNLSNSEPTSLEYTALLGDTQDQVTKLYRGSQL; encoded by the exons atgcctctgtgctgggagctgagagtctccacctgtctgctcttcctctccgtggctccaggctctgcagcccagagtttatgcatccagagagagcaccagctacatttctgcatcatcagctggaacctcagcaactcggagcccacatccttggagtacaccgccctgctcggggacacccaggaccag gtcaccaagctctacagaggcagccagctttga